From Pseudomonas sp. AN-1:
AAAAGGATGAATCTTTATTTTCACCATTTACCGTATTTTTCGAGCCTGGGCGAAAATTAGGATGATACTTTAGCGCCCTTAATCATTCTCCCATGAAAGGCAAAACGATCCAGTCTCGGGTGTAAGTGCTCACAACATACTGATATAAAAGGGATTTTTTATGAATAGGAGAGCGCGCGACGTTTCTCTCTGTTTTTAGGGTTAGGATGAAACTTTATTTGCATCCCACACCCTGTCCAGAGCCCGGCCGCAGCCGGGCTCTGGCGTTTCCGGTGCGGTTGCCCCGCTGCGGGCCAGGCCGACGACTGGCCGAGACTGGACTACCCTTCAAGGGGCTTTCCATGAATGGGGGATCGGACATGCTGGCGATGCTTCCGCCCGTCCTGCGCACGCTGCAACTGCCATTGCGCGTGCGCCTGTGGGACGGCCACCAACTGGACCTCGGCCCCGAGCCGCAGGTGACCCTCGAGGTGCGCGACCCGCAGCTGCTGACCCGCCTGGCGCATCCCAGCCTCGACCTGCTCGGCAGTGCCTACGTCGAGGGGGCGATGGACATCCAGGGGTCGCTGGAGCAGGCGATCCAGCTGGCGGATGCACTCACCGCGGCGCTGCTCGGCGACCGGGAGGCCGCGCCGCCGGTGCGCCCGGCCCACGACAAGGCGAGCGATGCGGCGGACATCCACTACCACTACGACCTGTCCAACGACTTCTACCGGCTGTGGCTGGACCGCGACATGGTCTACTCCTGCGCCTACTACGAGACCGGCGCGGAGGACCTGGACACCGCCCAGCAGGCCAAGCTGCGCCACCTGTGCCGCAAGCTGCGCCTGGCGCCCGGCGAGCGCCTGCTCGACGTCGGCTGCGGCTGGGGCGGCCTGGCGCGCTTCGCCGCCCGCGAGTTCGGCGCCGAGGTCTATGGCATCACCCTCAGCCGGGAACAGCTCAGGCTGGCCCGCGAGCGGGTGGCCGAGGAGGGCCTGCAGGACCGCGTGCAGCTGGAGTATCTCGACTACCGCGACCTGCCGGCCGACGGCCGCTTCGACAAGGTGGTCAGCGTCGGCATGTTCGAGCACGTCGGCCACGCCAACCTGGCGCTGTACTTCCAGACCCTGCAGCGCGCGGTGAAGCCCGGCGGCCTGGTGATGAACCACGGCATCACCGCCAGGCACACCGACGGCCGCCCGGTCGGGCGCGGCGGCGGCGCATTCATCGACCGCTACGTGTTCCCCCACGGCGAGCTGCCGCACCTGGCCACCGCGGTGGCGCGGATGAGCGAGGCCGGCCTCGAGGTGGTCGACGTGGAGAGCCTGCGCCTGCACTACGCGCGCACCCTGCGCTTCTGGAGCGAACGGCTCGAGCGGCGCCTGGACGAGGCGCGCCAGCTGGTGCCCGAGCGCGCCCTGCGCATCTGGCGGTTGTACCTGGCCGGTTGCGCCTACGGCTTCGAGCGCGAATGGATCAACCTGCACCAGATCCTCGCCGTGCGCCCGCGCCCCGACGGCTCCCACGATCTGCCCTGGAGCCGGGCGGATCTCTACCGCTGATTTCGCCGCAGTGCCGCGGGCGGTGGCCGCTCTGATCCGCTGGCGTCAGTAAAATGGCGTGCCGCCGCTGCGCGCAAATCGGCGGAGCGCCTGTCGACAGACATTGACGCCCGGCAGGCGGACAGGCACATTCGCCCGTCACATTGGCGACGAATACAGCCGTTACAGTGGCAGGCGGGGCGCCGGGCCACGGCTGGTCGGCAGGGGCAGGGAGAAGGCGCACGTGCTGTTGGGCTTGAGGCGGGTTCACCCGCAATACCGGGATTCGCTGCGCCCGACCCTCGGCGTGCTGCTCGTGCTGCTCGCCGGCATGGGTCTGCTGGCGCTGGGCGGCGAGGCGCTGCCTGCCGTCGACCACTACCTGCCCTGGCACATGCTGCTGGAGACCACCGCCATCGCCGTTGCGGCGCTGGTGTTCGCGGTCGGCTGGAATACCCACAGTCTGCACCCGCAGCGCAACGTCCTGCTGCTCGCCTGCGCCTTCCTCGGTGTCGCCATCCTCGACTTCTCGCACATGCTGTCGTTCCAGGGGATGCCCGACTACGTGACCCCCAGCGACCCGCAGAAGGCCATCCATTTCTGGCTGGCGGCGCGCTACCTGGCCGCCTGCGCCCTGCTGCTGGTGGCCTGGCTGCCCTGGCCGGCGCCCGGCAGCATGGATGAGTCGCCGCTGGCGCACCAGCGTTTCGTGCCGCTCCTCGGCGTCCTGCTGCTGGTGGCGGCGGTGCACTGGGTATTCCTCTGGCGGCCGCACTGGGTGCCGGCCACCTTCATCCCCGGGCGGGGGCTCACCGCGTTCAAGCTGTGGGCGGAATACGGCGTGATCGTCGTGCACCTGCTGACCGTCGGCGTGCTGCTCGCCCGCCTGCGCCACGCCAGCGGCTTCAACGTGCCGCTGCTGCTCGCGGCGGTGCTGGCGATGATCCTCAGCGAGCTGTTCTTCACCCTGTACGCCAGGGTCACCGACAGCTTCAACCTGATGGGTCACGTCTACAAGGTGATCGCCTACCTGCTGCTCTATGGCGCGGTGTTCGTCGACATGATCGCGGCGCCCTACCGCGCGCTGCACAGCGCACGCCGGCACTCCCAGGCGGTCCTCGCGGCGATCCCCGACCTGCTGTTCGAGCTGGATCGCGACGGCCGCTACCTGCAGGTGCACGCCCCGCGCCGCGAGCAGCTGGCCGCCGGCAGCGCGGAGCTGCTCGGGCGCACTGTCTACGAGGCGCTGCCGCTCGAGGCGGCGCGCTCCTGCATCGCGGCGCTGGAGGAGGCGCAGGCCTGCGGCTACTCGTCCGGCCGGCAGATCCAGATCCCGCTGGCCGACGGCGACCACTGGTTCGAGCTGTCGGTGTCGATGATGCAGCGCGAGGCGGATGCCGAGCCGCGTTTCGTCGTGCTGTCGCGCGACGTCACCGCGCGCGCCCGCGACCAGGTCACCCTGCGCAAGCTGAGCCAGGCGGTGGAACAGAGCCCGAGCACCATCGTCATCACCGACCTCGACGCGCGCATCGAGTACGCCAACCAGGCCTTCACCCGCGCCACCGGCTACCGCCTCGAGGAGGCCATCGGCCAGAACCCCAAGCTGCTGCACTCCGGCAAGACGCCGCAGAGCACCTACCAGGACATGTGGCAGCAGCTCACCAGCGGACGGGCCTGGCGCGGCGAGTTCGTCAACCGGCGCAAGGACGGCAGCGAGTACACCGAGGCGGTGCTGATCTCGCCGGTGTTCGACGATGCCGGCCAGACCACCCATTACCTGGCGATCAAGGAAGACATCACCCAGCGCAAGCTGGACGAGCAGCGCATCGAGCGCCTGGCGCATTTCGATGCGCTCACCGACCTGCCCAACCGCAAGCTGTTCGCCGCCCGCTGCGAACAGGCGCTGGGCCTGTCCGAGCGCAGCCAGCAGCCGCTGGCAGTGCTGTACCTGGACCTCGACCACTTCAAGCACATCAACGACTCGCTGGGCTACCGCATCGGCGATGCCTTCCTGGTCGAGGTGGCGCAGCGCCTCAAGGCGGTGCTGCGCGACGAGGACACCCTGTCGCGCCAGGGCGGCGACGAGTTCGTGCTGGTGCTGCCCTATACCGACGCCAAGGGCGCCGCCCACGTCGCCGCGCGCCTCAAGGCGCTGCTGGCCGCGCCCTGCCGGATCGAGGAGCACAGCCTGGTGATCACCACCTCGATCGGCATCGCCATGTTCCCCGAGGACGGCCGCGACTTCGAGAGCCTGTCGCAGCGCGCCGACATCGCCATGCACCGCGCCAAGCAGGAAGGGCGCAACGGCTTCCGCTTCTTCACCGCCGAGATGCAGCGCCAGTCGGCGCGCATCCTGCAGCTGGAGAACGCC
This genomic window contains:
- the cfaB gene encoding C17 cyclopropane fatty acid synthase CfaB yields the protein MLAMLPPVLRTLQLPLRVRLWDGHQLDLGPEPQVTLEVRDPQLLTRLAHPSLDLLGSAYVEGAMDIQGSLEQAIQLADALTAALLGDREAAPPVRPAHDKASDAADIHYHYDLSNDFYRLWLDRDMVYSCAYYETGAEDLDTAQQAKLRHLCRKLRLAPGERLLDVGCGWGGLARFAAREFGAEVYGITLSREQLRLARERVAEEGLQDRVQLEYLDYRDLPADGRFDKVVSVGMFEHVGHANLALYFQTLQRAVKPGGLVMNHGITARHTDGRPVGRGGGAFIDRYVFPHGELPHLATAVARMSEAGLEVVDVESLRLHYARTLRFWSERLERRLDEARQLVPERALRIWRLYLAGCAYGFEREWINLHQILAVRPRPDGSHDLPWSRADLYR
- a CDS encoding EAL domain-containing protein codes for the protein MLLGLRRVHPQYRDSLRPTLGVLLVLLAGMGLLALGGEALPAVDHYLPWHMLLETTAIAVAALVFAVGWNTHSLHPQRNVLLLACAFLGVAILDFSHMLSFQGMPDYVTPSDPQKAIHFWLAARYLAACALLLVAWLPWPAPGSMDESPLAHQRFVPLLGVLLLVAAVHWVFLWRPHWVPATFIPGRGLTAFKLWAEYGVIVVHLLTVGVLLARLRHASGFNVPLLLAAVLAMILSELFFTLYARVTDSFNLMGHVYKVIAYLLLYGAVFVDMIAAPYRALHSARRHSQAVLAAIPDLLFELDRDGRYLQVHAPRREQLAAGSAELLGRTVYEALPLEAARSCIAALEEAQACGYSSGRQIQIPLADGDHWFELSVSMMQREADAEPRFVVLSRDVTARARDQVTLRKLSQAVEQSPSTIVITDLDARIEYANQAFTRATGYRLEEAIGQNPKLLHSGKTPQSTYQDMWQQLTSGRAWRGEFVNRRKDGSEYTEAVLISPVFDDAGQTTHYLAIKEDITQRKLDEQRIERLAHFDALTDLPNRKLFAARCEQALGLSERSQQPLAVLYLDLDHFKHINDSLGYRIGDAFLVEVAQRLKAVLRDEDTLSRQGGDEFVLVLPYTDAKGAAHVAARLKALLAAPCRIEEHSLVITTSIGIAMFPEDGRDFESLSQRADIAMHRAKQEGRNGFRFFTAEMQRQSARILQLENALRQALDNGELYLCFQPQMSIDGRELVGAEALLRWNHPQLGAISPAEFIPIAEGSGLILPIGEWVLRRAAQQMQDWLACGYPAATTVAVNLSLAQFRHPALVELVAEVLQETGLPPHCLELELTESVAMHDPAAAIAVVQRLRALGVLLSIDDFGTGYSSLSYLKQFQVHKLKIDQSFVRHISEDGHDQSIVRAILGMARSLGMLSIAEGVETAAQRAELERLGCDEVQGYLFGRPVPADEFAVLMRRYQGAAKDELAVDFCI